A stretch of Rhododendron vialii isolate Sample 1 chromosome 4a, ASM3025357v1 DNA encodes these proteins:
- the LOC131322003 gene encoding histone H4, with translation MSGRGKGGKGLGKGGAKRHRKVLRDNIQGITKPAIRRLARRGGVKRISGLIYEETRGVLKIFLENVIRDAVTYTEHARRKTVTAMDVVYALKRQGRTLYGFGG, from the coding sequence atgTCTGGTCGAGGCAAGGGCGGCAAGGGCCTGGGCAAGGGCGGGGCGAAGCGTCACAGGAAGGTCCTTCGCGACAACATCCAGGGCATCACGAAGCCGGCGATCCGGCGTCTGGCCCGGAGGGGCGGGGTCAAGAGGATCAGCGGGCTCATCTACGAGGAGACACGCGGCGTGCTCAAGATCTTCCTTGAGAACGTCATCCGCGATGCCGTGACCTACACTGAGCACGCCAGGAGGAAGACGGTGACGGCCATGGACGTGGTTTACGCCCTGAAGAGGCAGGGCAGGACCTTGTACGGGTTTGGGGGCTAA
- the LOC131322001 gene encoding short-chain dehydrogenase TIC 32 B, chloroplastic-like yields the protein MVKVGIFTLMTGIAGPSGFGSASTAEKVTDGIDASDLTAIITGGASGIGLETARVLALRNAHVVIAARNMEAANEAKQLILKDNQAARVDVLKLDLSSMKSIRAFVDNFNALNLPLNLLINNAGVMFCPYQLSEDGIEMQFATNHLGHFLLTNLVLDKMKETARATGIEGRIVNLSSVAHLHTYEGGVELDKINDKDYYSDKKAYGQSKLANLLHANELARRLQEEGANISVNSVHPGLIMTNLFRHSGILMRVLKAFTCLLWKNVPQGAATTCYVALHPNLKGVTGKYFMDCNEIPPGKLATDKVLAKQLWDFSNNLVNSA from the exons ATGGTGAAAGTGGGAATCTTCACATTGATGACGGGAATCGCAGGCCCGAGTGGGTTTGGATCAGCTTCAACCGCTGAGAAGGTTACTGATGGGATTGATGCCAGTGATCTCACTGCCATTATCACCG GAGGGGCAAGCGGAATTGGGCTGGAGACTGCGAGAGTTTTAGCCCTTAGGAATGCCCATGTCGTCATTGCAGCGAGGAACATGGAGGCTGCAAATGAAGCCAAACAGCTCATTCTTAAGGACAACCAAGCTGCTCGTGTGGATGTCCTAAAACTCGACCTCTCCTCGATGAAGTCTATTAGAGCGTTCGTTGACAACTTTAACGCTCTAAATCTCCCGCTTAACCTCTTAat AAACAATGCTGGTGTTATGTTTTGCCCCTACCAGCTATCGGAAGACGGAATAGAGATGCAGTTTGCAACAAATCATCTTG gtcattttcttttaacaaactTAGTCCTCGACAAAATGAAGGAGACGGCAAGAGCTACTGGTATTGAAGGCAGGATTGTGAACCTGTCATCGGTTGCACACCTCCACACTTATGAAGGTGGAGTAGAACTCGACAAGATTAATGACAAAGACTA TTATTCTGACAAAAAGGCGTATGGACAATCCAAATTAGCAAACTTATTGCACGCCAATGAGCTTGCTCGTCGTTTGCAG GAAGAAGGTGCAAATATATCAGTCAACTCAGTGCATCCTGGGTTAATAATGACAAATCTCTTTAGACATTCTGGCATTCTAATGA GGGTTTTGAAGGCATTCACTTGTCTCCTATGGAAGAACGTCCCACAG GGTGCGGCCACAACGTGCTATGTCGCGCTCCACCCAAATTTGAAAGGTGTAACAGGAAAGTATTTCATGGACTGCAACGAGATCCCACCAGGCAAGCTTGCCACAGATAAGGTGTTAGCCAAGCAACTGTGGGATTTCAGCAACAATTTGGTTAATTCAGCTTGA
- the LOC131322002 gene encoding uncharacterized protein LOC131322002, translated as MINFPTFNSMFRSLNSWRPLFLSAITWTTILTLTVAVASFVPEAVFVSAIAPTSMFSDACEAGDFVRVPMDVPTEVFCLPAHMFRRSKMDLLVPPVFAAVVVAGSACVVRALGLWEVDEETH; from the coding sequence ATGATCAATTTCCCCACCTTCAATTCAATGTTCCGAAGCCTCAACTCATGGCGGCCGTTGTTCCTCTCCGCCATCACGTGGACGACGATCCTGACGCTGACCGTGGCGGTCGCTTCATTCGTACCAGAGGCAGTGTTCGTCTCAGCGATCGCTCCGACTTCTATGTTCTCCGACGCGTGCGAGGCGGGggacttcgttagggtaccgaTGGATGTTCCGACGGAGGTTTTCTGCCTCCCGGCTCACATGTTCCGCCGGTCCAAGATGGATTTGTTGGTTCCTCCAGTTTTCGCGGCGGTCGTTGTTGCCGGTTCGGCTTGCGTGGTCCGTGCCTTGGGTTTGTGGGAGGTGGATGAGGAGACGCATTAA
- the LOC131323919 gene encoding uncharacterized protein LOC131323919, producing the protein MCLPQDSSWTIRKLFKLSEVVQPLIKYVIGNGNGTFLWLDYWHDVGPLYKVFGEGIVNNVGSSLLGKVSSIIQNGEWCWPRQRNRAIMQLMRSTPSILMPNIGVDDSVIWIPASNGTFSVKTAWETLRTPLPKVPWAPVVWFKQGIPRWAFIMRIHAFVVKFFISLAFLEVQQNGGKK; encoded by the exons ATGTGTTTGCCTCAAGACTCTTCTTGGACCATCAGAAAACTTTTTAAGCTTAGTGAGGTAGTGCAGCCCCTCATCAAGTATGTGATTGGAAATGGGAATGGTACTTTTCTTTGGCTGGATTATTGGCATGATGTAGGACCTCTCTATAAAGTATTTGGTGAAGGCATAGTTAATAATGTGGGCAGTTCTCTTTTGGGCAAAGTTTCATCTATAATTCAAAATGGAGAGTGGTGCTGGCCTAGACAAAGAAATAGGGCCATTATGCAACTTATGAGGAGTACCCCTTCAATTCTCATGCCTAACATAGGTGTCGATGATTCCGTGATCTGGATTCCTGCCTCAAATGGTACATTCTCTGTTAAAACTGCTTGGGAGACTCTTAGAACTCCTCTTCCTAAAGTTCCGTGGGCTCCGGTTGTTTGGTTCAAGCAAGGCATTCCTAGATGGGCTTTTATTATGAGGATT CATGCATTTGTGGTAAAGTTCTTCATATCTTTAGCATTTCTAGAAGTTCAACAGAATGGGGGCAAGAAATAG